TATATCTGCGTACATAGCCGAAAACGGAAGAATTATGGTTATTGTAAAAAACTAATTAGCTTCATAACAACGATTAATTGCGTAAATAATCATGTTTTttcaattgaaatttcttttagTCAGATACCAATGTGTATCCTTTCCCTATTTGCATAATCATTATGTTATTTTAAAGCTGCCACAGATTTGATTAAATTCGTGTATGTTTTATTAACGACGATCGCATTAAAGCTATCGTGCCTCTTGGCTGTGTAACGAAAAGGTGCATACGCGTAAAAGTACTCAGTACCCGATACGCGTCACACCAAATATAAATACGAAACAATATCGTAAATAACAAGTAACTCTAAAAATTCAACTAGTTCTATCTATGTACATtcatgatataacatataattttatgGTACGTTGTCTCAGTAAAATCGATGTAATAATTCTCAAGTTCCAGGTTATATCCTAGACCTCGGTATAAGCCTTATTTATTGCGTAGAACGCTAATTGGTCCAATGGAATGAGTAGGCATTAAATGCATTCAACATTATCTATGTAGCTAAATGCTAAAGATATAAAGGCCAAGAGACAATAAAATTGTGTGAATGCATTTATTCTACTCTAATAGtcctaattaataattgttctaCTACTTGTATTTATATCCATTTTTATAGCATACTCTTGGTCAAGACTGTGCAAATAGTTGCTGGAATGATCCATGTATACTCATGTAAAATAGTCAGTGCCATTatgaatataatacatatacacTCTACTTTACGTTAAATATAGCAACAGTTTGGTTTTGGACCATGACCATGCTATTCTATCTGGTTTATTCATATTAGTAACAGTATAAttctaaagaaaataaatcaattttcaattttcagtcTTAATTTCTATTGTTGTCGGTTGCTACTGTTGTTATTGATATTACTGCTGTTACTGTTATTGTTATTCGGGTTGTTGCTAGTACTGCTGTTGCTGCCACTGCtgctgttattattgttattattattgtgatGATTGTGGTGGTGGTGATTATTGCTATTCAATGTAGGGATAGTGGGATTCCCAATATTATCTATTTCGCGCTGCGCACGTGAAATTTTTACCTTGTCCCGCGGCGTTCCATCCTCACCGGTTTCCATAGCAAAcattttcatcttttctttAAAACTCAGCTTTTCAGGTACTTGCCCAACTTGAGAACTTTGTTGCTGCTTTTGTTTTTCAGCGAGCCTTCTTTGTCTGGGATCcctaaataaaacaataaagtaAAAATCCACGATTCATTTTCTGATTATTAGCAACCATTCGAgcacaaaaaataataaattatagcgTTACTTGTACACTTCTTGAGCACCTATTACACCAGGGGTACTACCAGTAATTGGAGCCCCACCGGATCCTTCGGGTGCTTTTGGAGATGCCAATAAAATTTCTGCATCATTTATGAAATTCTGAAAGTAATAAGTAAATAGTGAAAATAGGTTTACATAGTTGTAACTTTAAGTTGCTCAACTATAAATTGGTAAACCatcaaaatttgtaataaaagttTTCAATTGGAATTGAAATGAAAGCAGGATAAAGCTaccaaatacatatatattgaataaatgatgatattatctgcataaaaaatgtaaataatttaaaaatcgtgAGTTCAATATGTGATTGAACATGTACGAAAGTGCACACaattttagaaataatatatatgtgtatatataatctATCTTACATTTGGATCTTCTGTAATGACATCCATAGCCAGAATTTGACTTGTGCTCGAATTTCCAGACGAAACACTTCGTTGCACTGATTCTACATTTGCATTTGAGTCATGAAAAGAGACTCTCTTAACAGACGTTGACTGCGGCTGAGCCAATGTTACTATATTAGATATGTTTGCATTATTCGACCTCAGGGTACTTTGTTGCGACATAACCGCATAACTAGAACCTCGTTCCGGAGGCAGAGGCGCATCGTTGCTAGTATTATGCGTggctattaaaatatatatgtacatataatccAAACATAAATGGTGACAATTAGTAGAAGAGGaccttgtttttattttgtcatTACTGACAGTATTCTGAATACTTACAAGAGGCGCTTGATCCGTTAATAATTAGGCTGTCCAATCGTAACATACTGGGATGTAACATTTGTTGAGTTTTCAAATGGGATTGCAATTGTTGCGAGTGATGTTGCTGTTGATACATTTGTTGGATTTGTTGTTGTTTGTTAatttcttcctccttctttttcGATTGAGTGTCGTCGAATTCGACTTGTTTTCGCTTAATCTCCTCGTGTCTACGATGcatctctttttcttcgttagATTGAGATAAACCAAGTGGTTTTTGAGAAGAGTTTAAATGAAGCAAGGATGACATTTGAATTTGCCCTATATTATTTGGCATTTGATTGGTGTGTTCATGTTGAAGATCTGACGAAAAATGCGAACCAGAACTCTCTTGTTGCTGTTGATGTGGCTGTTGCTGTTGCAGACaagtatttacaatattttgcgAAGATTGCTGAGATGGGCCATTGCCCGTATGTATCGACACGACGTTGGTAGAATGCATCGGGGAACCACCAACAGATTGACCAGTATGATTTCCTTTGATAGATTGATTGGTTGCATTTGTTCTAGGCAAGTTGAGGTGATGTTGCTCCAATGAATTATTTCGATCTTGTGGCACCGTTGTACGAAGCAAGCTTTGTTGTACTCTTATGTTCTCGGTGTCTAAATCATTACTTTCTTCGTCATCGTCTTGTTGATTGGCAACTTCCTCAGCTCTTTTTTGAAAGTCTCTTTCCAGCTGAAGAGCCCGCAGTTGTTCTTCCTGTTGTGATGTTCTGTGAGATAATGCACTTAATTCCGCTATTTGTTGATCTCGCCACTGTCTTGCAGCTTCTCTTCTACGTGCTTGTTCctaaataatttcatataataataacaataaaacgaTAACAAAgatacatttaataaataaacttactctttctttctcttctcgttGCCATGGATTCGTAGCACTATATTGATATTGACGTGGTTGTAACGTAGTTCCAGTTGTATTTGCTGGATAATACCCCCCACGAGGGGGATCCTGCATACTCGCAGTGTACCTGGGtggataaatattatttcagttTTTTAGTCTCATTTATATTATCTGATCTTTCATTAATTAACCAACAAGATATTACCTTGAATCCGATTGTTTACTATAAAGTGGATGAGTCGAAGTGCTTGGCGGCGGCGGTGGAGGACTTTCTGGATATCCTTCTTCCGGTAAAGTAGGCCGTATTGGAATTTCATTAGACATCGTACTTCCTTCCGGTGCAGTTTGCGCTCTATTTATTCCATTTTCGTCATTATAATGTTCGTTTCGTACATCCGAATTTAAATAATACTGCGATCCAACAGCAACATGTTGATTTTGATCCATatataattttccaatatcTCGTGTACCTTGATCTCTTCCATAGTCGAGCAACATTCCGTTGGATTGTAAGCGAATTAAATCGTTTTTTCCTCTGGTGGATGTCATACTAGCATGTCCATATTGAATATGTCCAAGATTTTGTTGTTGGATATTTTGATGTTGATGTTGGTGCTGATGTTGATGCTGATGCTGATGTTGATGCTGAAGCTGAAGCTGATGTTGATGTTGATGCGGATGCTGATGTTGTGATTGAGGTTGAGATTGATGTTGGTGTTGATGTTGATGCACGTGTGGGGATTTTCCATATTGGACCATATAGGGGCCATATTGCGCATCCAAGTAACCATAATTCGAAGGTCCCGTTTGTCTCGTGGTTACATGACCAGATGTTGAGATGGATGGTGCGGAGGACACTGTTACTGGTGGACTTGATCCCAAATTTGGTTGGGAACCGGCAGATTTTGTTGGTCGGACGGCAGAACTTATCGGAGATTGAACGGacatatttgtttttaaattatatgcGGTTGGTCGATATTGATTCAATGGGACTGGAATGCCACCTCGTAATTCGCGTCTTCTGACTTCTTCTTGCATTTCTTGGAGCTTTGCTTCTTGTCGTATTATATCCCGAGATGACTGAGATCTTGGAGGCGCTGCACAGCCTTGTTGCGAAAGACCACCAACAAGGTAAGATTGTTGTTGAGGTTGAGGTACATATGCAGATATTGGACGGTCTCTGGTCTGATTCATTTCAAATGTTCCTGGACGATTCAAAGAATTTTGTGAACCTCTCGAACTTTTTTGCAGTTGCAGAGGATTCCTATAAATTCACGGAAAGGGAAGAaattagataattttatttgaaattcacAGGTCGAGAAAATAAAACTAAAGTAAGAAAACCAAAATgaacgaattttattaaaacaaatgataaaaaaataagaaaaataaaagctaTTTACCTGTCATCCGAATGTTGAGAGGGACTATGTCGTTGCTTGGTCGTGGTGGTGGTCGtggtcgttgtcgtcgtcgtcgtgtctTGATTCCGATAGATGCTCAAGTTTTGATAAAATCTTTCGGCTTCGTTACTTTGAAGAATATTCGAACTTGGCCCAACATTAGCACTTGAACTATTGTTACTCGTTGTTTGACCAGGGTTCAAATTCGGTGATGATTGTTGTCTACTCACAAGACCACTCGGTGGTAATGTTCCCATTTTTGTTGGATCATGTAAATTATGACTCGAGCTATTTTTAGAaagaaatgtattatataaagaaAGAGGAATGGATAAACATGATTTAAAAAAGATGGTAAAATTATTTTGGGAAGCGAAAGGAATCGAAAATTCTTAGGGTTCAGTTAAGATCTAAAGTAAGGAAAAGTTCACTAAAGTTCGAAAGAAAATGAATTCTCTTACCGAGAACGTAGCGACGTCGAACTGTTGATTGTGGTCATTGGTGGAGGTGGCTGCGTAACAGGCGGTGTAACGCTGTTACTCGACGATGCCCTGCTATAACCAGGATTGAATACCTCGTGCTGTTGTTTTCCATCCGTTCCTACATCTGTTTTACAGAACCGTGCGACACACATTAATTAGTATACATATTTTTGTGAGATAAAATTTTAACCCAACAAAGTGAGAAAACAATAACgcaaaaataatagtaataatgtaataaatagcGCATAAAATCCTAGAtacaaaaaatagaaagagaaaggaaaaagaaacaaaacggAACGAGATGAAGCGAGGCGAGACGAAGTGAAAAACAAAAAGGTGAAAAGCGGATTAGAAGTGAGTCATAATATCACGAAAGTAAAGTGTGTGACCAAGTTAGAGGCGAAAGGAGTGCTTGAATCCAACGAGCAACATGATAATGACAACCATATAGCACAGTATCTCCATTTCGCTATCATTCACTCTCCTTTCTTCAATTACCGTTTCTACTTACTGTGCAATGCTGGCACGGACTTGCTGGTATGTATTTGTTGTTGCGGTGCAGTAGCGTCGCGTCCAAGCCGAGATGGTAAGTCTCGTTCACTCATGCGACGAGGTCCTGCGATAGTCACACGTGCGGAAACATATGTTTGTGTAATGTTGTActttaatgatatttattgtGAACATTTAGACAAGCATGAATAATTCAAGCAGTATATTGTGATTCATCCGCCAATTATGAAAAATCAACAGAATAGACTACATCATTCAAAAAATCATatagaaaatatcaatttttcacGCGTGCATCGCACGCTTTATTCAAAAAAtggttatatttattatatcaatatattatatacttcttCCTGCGAGATTGTGTTTTAATAACGTATGCATGCATATTTCGTTAATAGCAATAACAACAACACATGTAAATAGCGTAAAGTAAATACATGTGAAGTATGAATgttgttatttatatatgtataatgtgtatacatataacaAAGTACAAAGACAGAAAAAAAAGCGGACgtgtaaaatttaaattgtaacaAAAGCAAGCTAAGTCCTATTCCtctcttttatacattttcattcattctcctttttttctttttcgctctACACTTACAACATGCACATAAACATTTATCTCATAGCGAAACCGATTGCTAACGAAAGAAACAGAAGATGTGCTTTTAAGTAGAAGAGgggaaaaacaagaaaaattgttaaaaagaaaattatcttGACATGCGTGAGGTAAGTCGATCATTGGTAAATGACTATTAACTTGCATAACATCCATTATTCCTAATATTGACAGGCACGCATTAAAAAAATGCGAGAGCAAAATCAATTGCTTACGTAAAAAGAAACCAATATCTAGATGAGTTTGACTCGATCTTGGATAAATCTTGGATAAAACTGATTTTTTCCAATGTTGGTCGAGCTTTACATCGATCTCTATGTCTTTATCAATTATCGAAGTTTCTTTTTCAATCTCCACTGGCGCATGTTGATCGCTTTTAATCGGTAAAAGATCGAAATGGTTTTTCTCTGCGACACGTGATATCGGATTCTGTTGGAATTTGTCTTTgaagatgaaattttctttgCAAGTTTTTAGTccgtatattgttttgttatcgttatcgttatcttGCGAGGAATCCTCGTTTCGAGATCGGGAATACTGCTGATCGTTAGTGAGAAACGATGATGCTTTATCAGCATCGCCCCGTTGATCAGTAGTTCGTTTCAATTCGTTGGTGGAACGGTATTTTTTTCGTTTACACCACCTCTGTTTTCGCTGCTCGCTGTCCTCATTACGTGATAATTCTTTTGCCTTTTCAATATTTGGATAGGAATTTGCCAACCGTTTGATCAATTTATCATCGAATAAGAGTGGTTTGCTTGCATTCTCACTTCGCACACTGTTCTCTCCAATATCCGTCGGCCACGATGACACGAATCTCTGAATATTCGCCTGTATTTCACGCAAAGACAACGATGAGGCTGTACCTGACTCTGTATCGACGAAAATGCTGTTTGAAACTTCCATGTCTGGTTCTTTATTCAATACGTGAAAAGAAGGTAGAGAAGGAGAACGAAAAGGAAGAAGCGATGCTCTCGCACCATCGAGATCAGACACTTCCCTCAGTTGTTCTATCACCTGTTTTTGTTCTGACAATGACAACTTCCGTTTACCATCTGTTGATTGACCTTTATACACATCGGCTGAATTATTGTGATAGCAATAATAGTTAACATCACCATTTTCATTTAACAGATCTATGGTCGATTTTTCGAACATTTGGTCCAATCCAATTGGTGCAAGATATCGTCGTTTAATTTCGCTATTTCTCAAATCTAGTTCGGATTGACATTCATTGATATCGTCGATGGCGGGAAACCGATAATCCGATCGCTTTTGATAAATTTGAATCGAGGCAACATTAGGTTCTGAAGAAAATTTTTTTGAGCTCTCTAATAATTTAATCGCATTAGGTCGATGATGAATCGGTTCAACATCGCCGAGTTTTGAAAAATGTTTTGCCAACGCGGCTACGCGACCACCACAACCGAGGCGCACCTCTTCCGGTGATTTCCAACATTTGTTGAAAGTCGATATATCACTTGACGTATCGCTATCTAGACCAGACAAGTCAAGATTTAATACTGGATTTACAGCGTTATTAACATTCGGAGTTGTTTTCGAAATCATGCAAATTTTGGAATCACCGTTCTCCTTATTTGATATATCTTTTTCCACCTTTTTTTCTCTTATCTCGTAATTTTTGTCTCGTTGTTCCAACGCTTGAAATCCAATAATTGTCATTTTATTAGCTTCTGCGTATTCCTGTTGCCTATTCGATGCTTCTTGCCCATTCTCATTTATGATCTGTGATCTTTTCTCAATCACCGAATGTTGCGAACATCTGCAATATTTGCCCATAACATCGTTTTTATATCGTGGTAAATTTGATGCAGCGAAATCATCTTGTGAAATATTGGTTACATCAATCACACGATTATTAGATATGTTATTGTTCTCCGATTGATACTCGTTGAATTCGTTTAAAGGATGACATGACGTCGGGGTGTCATCCGTTTGATCGATATAAGGTATCGAATCGAGAGAAAAATTATCACATTTGATACCTAGCGCCGTTGTCGTGGAAACCGAATTTGTCGAATTTAAAATGATTGACGGTGTTTGAACAGCGTTCATATTCATTGACTGGGTAAACGGAACAGGTTGCCCAACTTCCGAAACAAACGACAAGCTTGTCGTTTTAGATCTGTGGTTTGTTTGATCGGTTGAAGCGCGTGTATTATTCGTCGAAATAGTATGATCGCGTGTTTGCAAATATCTATCACCATGCTCCAAATTCGAACTCAAATCTGTACCATGGTCATTACCACCATCACCACTACTGTTACCACCACCAACTACTGTTTCTACATTTTCTCGCTTTTCCCGCCGAGACTGCTGTTTTACCGACTCGTTATCGGTATGTTCCGCATAAGTCCGCGTGTATGTTAACAATGACGACGGTGTATGATCCCGCAAACACGTTTGTCGCAGGTCTTTCGATTGTGAAATACTCCAGAATGGTTTGCAGTACCGATTTGAGACGAGGCgagaagaatttaataaatcggaattatgataatatttatattccaaGTCCTTTGAACAAATCGAAGAAAGAATCGCACCTGGTACTGAATCGATCGAACGTTCCGAACCGATCGCGTGCCTTGGAACGCTCAATAAATTACCCATTGAATGCGATGTAGATGGCTGCTCGTTCGTTTCCTGCGATGAAGCTTCCAAGTTTTCGGACTTGGGGCGAATCTTGTGCGCTGCTCAAGAACAATCAGTTAGTAAAGCGTTAATTAAGCAATCATCTATATCTGGCTATTTCGCGAGAGCCAGAACCCGATGAATAAAATGACGTGCGGTGACGAATAATACGAGCGAGAACGATTCATGAAAGCGTTATAAGCTGTTTAACATTCCGCAATTAGCAGATTAAAAGCATCGCGCAAGAACGAATTAGAGTATATTTTGCACTATAAATTTAAGCGATTACTTATTtcagtttctttctctttatcacGTCGCTTTTTTAAGCTCGTTGCCTTACTCTCACGGTATTTtaattcttgtaatattttcttctcAGTATTAAAGCGAAACGAATTATCGAACGGTGAAACGACGCAATCGAATCGCATTATGATTATTAAAGAAAGTTCAAAACGGTTTTCGAACGGACAACATACATACCTCTGGTCATTACTGGTGACGGTTGTGATAATAAAGTGGCCAAACCATGATATATGGCACCTTGTTTAGCAACTTCCAATGTTACTATTGGTCCGGTACGTACTAAATATTCAGCAGCTCTACGAAATAGCAAAGTCAATGTTATTATAAGTCCAACCATAGAGAGAATTAATATGGATAATTTCTCCTAAAATGGTTCTACATCCATTATGCAATCTTTAGCACAACCTATACATTACTTACTTTTCCTGAGTAATTCCTACTAAACTTTGTCCGTCCACTTTTAGCAATTGGTCTCCAGCCGTCAATCTGCCGTcctgcatatgtatgtatatattttaaaattgtgTAAAAATGAAGCGATTAGATGTATTCGTTTAAACTACATAGTATATATATGTCAAAATTAACAATAGAGATTTACATATGGATATAAATGATAGATTTTACTAATgatagaataattattaataattatttgtggTAGAATGTAAATGAGAGAAAcgactttgttttaattttccTCTTGTCTCTATGTACTACATGGAGATTTACTTACAGCATCAGCAGCACCACCAGCAACTACGCTCTTTATATATATTCCAAGCCTATCCTGACCAGCGCCCTGCAACATATCGCAACCGAATGTATATCCTATTGGCGAGAACAAGGTATTTCATaagatttaaaatatataattacatgtaaatataatacatataatacaaaaacACATACTTTGGCTGCGACAATGCTCAAACCCATTCCATTGGTAGACTTGTGTAATTTTATTACATGTATCTCGGGTTGAGCACCACTCGGCCCTGTATGACAGGAATAACCTCCAGATCTATTGCTCATTGCGCTTGGACTGCgatactattaaatattattggtAATTAAGATCTTGATTATTGTTCAAGTATCATCATTGCTAGCCGTGGTAGGAAGCAGAACAAGGgtaaaaagaaggaaggaaacgggaacaagaaaaaaagagaggaaaaagaaaacaaattacaTTATTGTGATGATCTATCATGTATATAGTCCAATATCCACTACTGGTGGGTTGTGGTGCCATACGGCATAGACCATCCCGTTGCAATGGCGCTAAAAATTCGGCTAATCCTGGAGGTACACCACGAATAACTTCGCAACTGTATCCATCTTCGGGAAGTAAAAGCGCTAAAGCGAGCGTAGGCTCTTCTTCAAGTCGAATCTCTCTGCCATCAGCACGTGCGAGCGTATCAGCCACGCTTTCGGCCACCTAGAATTCAATATGATAACGCATTACTTATAAATATATTGGAAATCCTATCATGTTTCCACCTTTATCCTTTTTATGTGGTATTATTACATAAGTAGACATATCAACTCACTCTGACTACGTTTTCAATCAATTCCGCAGGAAGTCTTGGTTCATCCGCAGCTGGTTGATACTTTTGCAACAATGCTCTGACCTGAAGAGAATTCAACTTGAAGCACGTAGAGCTCAAGGTAGCAAGTTCCTCCGCATTGTATTTTGGAGCTTGTAGAAGATGAGTCGCTTGCATGATGGTTGCCAAATGACATTGACTCGCGAGTTCCAAGCCTTGCCTTTCAGCCCAAGTTTCCAGAGCGTTTAGTCTCGCCTTTAATCTACGACCGAACCATCTAACGCACAAGTTGGCATTTGAAACTAAAGCGTTAAACGCGGTCGCGTTTATTGTGTGGAACAAGTGACTAAATAGTTGAATGGTAAGTGCAGCGTTTACTCTGCATCGCCTAAGTAAAGCCATCGTGctcgaaaatatttgaagaacgCCGGCTTCTTTAGCAGGTTCGTCTGCATCTGCCATGAACTGTGACATTGCCGGTGCTAGTTCCAAGGAAATGCACCTAACCAACGACGCGAATGCTGTATGAACTGCTTCCGTCAAAATATCTTGTGCTCTGGTTGAAAACGCACCTACGTGCCGATCGTTTTTCAACATATGTAGTAGTTCCGAACCGTTTGCTAACCACAGTGCCAACGAGGACGCATCCATGTACCGTTCCTACGGCAATGATATGGAATAGAATGATGTATCAAATAACAacagtaatatttatatctccACCATCACAGTCTACCTCGGGCTTATACTGATTTAATTGTTCAATAGCTCATCTCGAGTTAGGTTATCGAAACATTATGTATTTCTTCATTAATTTACCTGTATTACTCGTTGAATCATGCTAGCGACATTTGCTAACATCACGGTCAATCTATGAGCTCTCTCCGTTGGTTGCAATTCTGGTCTATAATGTGTGCTTGCGCGATATCTCGCTGCCAAGTAAAGCGTATACGTTGGAGCCAATTTGAATTGTGGCGCCGATGGTTCAACATCTGTGATTACCGCATGAAAAAATGTTTCTTCCGTTTCCTCGAGAAATTCTAATACAGCTGGTAAAATCGGATCCGTCCCACGTGGCTGTCGATCATTCTGCAACGTTCTGCTCGAAACAACAGAAAGATTCGATATCATTCAACGTGGTTCTCCAAAATGCTATGATTGAATTTGTTTCCTCAACCGTTGGATAATTTATCATTATGTGTATGCTTATCTGTTTACGGGTACTATACAATTGTGATTTTCATATAGAAAACATATTCGTATTTCGGATTTTATATTTCGAGATGCATGTCATGGCTTAATCACTCTTCATTTGTTTGTTAGATCAAACAATCTGttcgttataaaaatgtaacaacGTAAACGTGAACTCTTTCGGTGAAACAGAAAAAGCTATTAAATATTACCTGTTACCATCCCTGCTACTGGTAAGACTGGCAGTTTCTACATTTCCATCGAGATCAAAGGTTGTTTCATAATTGTGCGTTGATTCCGGTGCATGTGTCGGGCTTCGAGTATGGCAAACagtagcaacagcagcagcagggACAGATGTAGACTTGCTCGGACTAGATGGATGTATAGGTATCGGCCTTTCCGAGCCCACCTCCGTTACATTTGGCTGCAACCGATGCCGCACACCAGCCCCGTTTGGAATTTCGCTACCGTCAGGATTCAATTCCAGCGAAAAGGGCAATCTTTCGTCTTCGTATCTGCGAATCAAACCATGCgtattacatgttataacgaTTGCCTCTCATAGTCTATCATTGGTTTCATtaatatttctcaaattatAAGTTTCCCGTTATAAGTTACAATTGGTCATCAATATAGCCAATCCCTcgcataaatttaatatattttccttttGATCAAAGACAACGAGAACTCGATGCACTCTTTTCTCCTAGAACGAACTCTTTCGCTATAATTTTATCATTCCAAAAAACCTGTAATCTAATTCGTTCCATTTGCCACTAGGTTTTTTCTTCCGTTTCCGAGGCACATAATCTGAAGGTCTTCTTCGCACATGGAACATAATTGAACCTGTAA
This DNA window, taken from Bombus terrestris chromosome 3, iyBomTerr1.2, whole genome shotgun sequence, encodes the following:
- the LOC100646773 gene encoding uncharacterized protein LOC100646773 isoform X6, with translation MATELANKKAEREALRGVIQQWNANRLDLFELSEPNEDLEFHGVMRFYFQDSGQKVATKCIRVASDATSQAVIETLIEKFRPDMRMLSVPEYALYEIHENGEERKLGLEEKPLLVQLNWHIDDREGRFLLRRIDDKTNAQGVGFSSSDGSSFRRKLSKREKKQMKKQEKLSRLKSLEQDENTIPVDQNGVAEKLYTELPETSFTRSISNPEAVMRRRRQQKLERKLQQFRSKDGGPDTGGTLKIYGEALCKDVPYKTLLLSVRDSAVQVVREMLSKYGLEKVDPQQYCLVQVNSENNINGGTQQEYILDDDECPLAILMNHPSTRGSIMFHVRRRPSDYVPRKRKKKPSGKWNELDYRYEDERLPFSLELNPDGSEIPNGAGVRHRLQPNVTEVGSERPIPIHPSSPSKSTSVPAAAVATVCHTRSPTHAPESTHNYETTFDLDGNVETASLTSSRDGNRTLQNDRQPRGTDPILPAVLEFLEETEETFFHAVITDVEPSAPQFKLAPTYTLYLAARYRASTHYRPELQPTERAHRLTVMLANVASMIQRVIQERYMDASSLALWLANGSELLHMLKNDRHVGAFSTRAQDILTEAVHTAFASLVRCISLELAPAMSQFMADADEPAKEAGVLQIFSSTMALLRRCRVNAALTIQLFSHLFHTINATAFNALVSNANLCVRWFGRRLKARLNALETWAERQGLELASQCHLATIMQATHLLQAPKYNAEELATLSSTCFKLNSLQVRALLQKYQPAADEPRLPAELIENVVRVAESVADTLARADGREIRLEEEPTLALALLLPEDGYSCEVIRGVPPGLAEFLAPLQRDGLCRMAPQPTSSGYWTIYMIDHHNNYRSPSAMSNRSGGYSCHTGPSGAQPEIHVIKLHKSTNGMGLSIVAAKGAGQDRLGIYIKSVVAGGAADADGRLTAGDQLLKVDGQSLVGITQEKAAEYLVRTGPIVTLEVAKQGAIYHGLATLLSQPSPVMTRAHKIRPKSENLEASSQETNEQPSTSHSMGNLLSVPRHAIGSERSIDSVPGAILSSICSKDLEYKYYHNSDLLNSSRLVSNRYCKPFWSISQSKDLRQTCLRDHTPSSLLTYTRTYAEHTDNESVKQQSRREKRENVETVVGGGNSSGDGGNDHGTDLSSNLEHGDRYLQTRDHTISTNNTRASTDQTNHRSKTTSLSFVSEVGQPVPFTQSMNMNAVQTPSIILNSTNSVSTTTALGIKCDNFSLDSIPYIDQTDDTPTSCHPLNEFNEYQSENNNISNNRVIDVTNISQDDFAASNLPRYKNDVMGKYCRCSQHSVIEKRSQIINENGQEASNRQQEYAEANKMTIIGFQALEQRDKNYEIREKKVEKDISNKENGDSKICMISKTTPNVNNAVNPVLNLDLSGLDSDTSSDISTFNKCWKSPEEVRLGCGGRVAALAKHFSKLGDVEPIHHRPNAIKLLESSKKFSSEPNVASIQIYQKRSDYRFPAIDDINECQSELDLRNSEIKRRYLAPIGLDQMFEKSTIDLLNENGDVNYYCYHNNSADVYKGQSTDGKRKLSLSEQKQVIEQLREVSDLDGARASLLPFRSPSLPSFHVLNKEPDMEVSNSIFVDTESGTASSLSLREIQANIQRFVSSWPTDIGENSVRSENASKPLLFDDKLIKRLANSYPNIEKAKELSRNEDSEQRKQRWCKRKKYRSTNELKRTTDQRGDADKASSFLTNDQQYSRSRNEDSSQDNDNDNKTIYGLKTCKENFIFKDKFQQNPISRVAEKNHFDLLPIKSDQHAPVEIEKETSIIDKDIEIDVKLDQHWKKSVLSKIYPRSSQTHLDIGFFLRPRRMSERDLPSRLGRDATAPQQQIHTSKSVPALHNVGTDGKQQHEVFNPGYSRASSSNSVTPPVTQPPPPMTTINSSTSLRSRSSHNLHDPTKMGTLPPSGLVSRQQSSPNLNPGQTTSNNSSSANVGPSSNILQSNEAERFYQNLSIYRNQDTTTTTTTTTTTTTKQRHSPSQHSDDRNPLQLQKSSRGSQNSLNRPGTFEMNQTRDRPISAYVPQPQQQSYLVGGLSQQGCAAPPRSQSSRDIIRQEAKLQEMQEEVRRRELRGGIPVPLNQYRPTAYNLKTNMSVQSPISSAVRPTKSAGSQPNLGSSPPVTVSSAPSISTSGHVTTRQTGPSNYGYLDAQYGPYMVQYGKSPHVHQHQHQHQSQPQSQHQHPHQHQHQLQLQHQHQHQHQHQHQHQHQNIQQQNLGHIQYGHASMTSTRGKNDLIRLQSNGMLLDYGRDQGTRDIGKLYMDQNQHVAVGSQYYLNSDVRNEHYNDENGINRAQTAPEGSTMSNEIPIRPTLPEEGYPESPPPPPPSTSTHPLYSKQSDSRYTASMQDPPRGGYYPANTTGTTLQPRQYQYSATNPWQREEKEREQARRREAARQWRDQQIAELSALSHRTSQQEEQLRALQLERDFQKRAEEVANQQDDDEESNDLDTENIRVQQSLLRTTVPQDRNNSLEQHHLNLPRTNATNQSIKGNHTGQSVGGSPMHSTNVVSIHTGNGPSQQSSQNIVNTCLQQQQPHQQQQESSGSHFSSDLQHEHTNQMPNNIGQIQMSSLLHLNSSQKPLGLSQSNEEKEMHRRHEEIKRKQVEFDDTQSKKKEEEINKQQQIQQMYQQQHHSQQLQSHLKTQQMLHPSMLRLDSLIINGSSASSTHNTSNDAPLPPERGSSYAVMSQQSTLRSNNANISNIVTLAQPQSTSVKRVSFHDSNANVESVQRSVSSGNSSTSQILAMDVITEDPNNFINDAEILLASPKAPEGSGGAPITGSTPGVIGAQEVYKDPRQRRLAEKQKQQQSSQVGQVPEKLSFKEKMKMFAMETGEDGTPRDKVKISRAQREIDNIGNPTIPTLNSNNHHHHNHHNNNNNNNSSSGSNSSTSNNPNNNNSNSSNINNNSSNRQQ